A region from the Candidatus Electrothrix scaldis genome encodes:
- a CDS encoding polyamine aminopropyltransferase, whose amino-acid sequence MPSNQLRLTRSRAAVLQISVLVVALCGIVYELLIATVSSYLLGDSVRQFSITIGLFMAAMGLGAYITRFVNSHLIARFVIIEILVALIGGLSTVILFLVFPWSRFYQPTMYGLIIAIGTLVGMEIPLLTRVLSESGDIRRSIADVLSLDYVGALIGSVAFPLFLLPFLGLFRASFVIGFFNAGVALFNVAVFSALLRFPRRYAALALLTCAMLISVLVTSEQITAFAEGQLYADRIIFSEQTPYQKIVLTREAGNDRHRLYLDGHIQFAESDEYRYHEALVHPVLSAPGPRKEVLILGGGDGLAVREILKYQDVERITLVDIDPAITRICSTLAPITRLNQGALQDPRVRIRNEDAFAFLRQSKEVFDRVIIDLPDPHNEALSKLYSVEFYTLLSRRLAPSGLAVSQSTSPLMTKETFWAVGETMHSAGYDVLRYQVNVPSFSGDWGFTLAARPGALPTDFLIPENKTRFLTSRLMEAATVFAKDEQVQSALTNSIFEPKLYLTYNREAARW is encoded by the coding sequence ATGCCTTCCAACCAACTCCGCCTGACCCGATCACGGGCAGCGGTTCTGCAAATTTCCGTGCTGGTGGTCGCGCTGTGCGGCATTGTCTACGAGCTGCTCATCGCCACGGTGTCTTCCTACCTGCTCGGTGATTCAGTCCGCCAATTTTCCATCACCATTGGTTTGTTCATGGCGGCAATGGGTCTTGGTGCTTATATCACCCGCTTTGTGAACAGCCACCTCATTGCCCGCTTTGTTATCATCGAAATTTTAGTGGCCCTGATTGGTGGCCTTTCCACGGTCATTCTTTTCCTGGTCTTCCCCTGGTCAAGATTTTATCAACCCACTATGTACGGGTTGATCATTGCCATCGGCACTCTAGTGGGTATGGAAATTCCCCTGCTGACCCGAGTACTCAGCGAAAGCGGAGATATCCGTCGCTCCATCGCTGATGTCCTTTCCCTGGATTATGTGGGTGCGCTGATCGGCTCTGTTGCCTTTCCGTTGTTCCTCTTGCCCTTTCTTGGCCTGTTCCGGGCGAGCTTTGTTATAGGCTTTTTCAATGCCGGGGTGGCGCTCTTCAACGTTGCGGTCTTTTCTGCTCTCCTCCGTTTTCCGCGACGATATGCGGCCTTGGCTCTACTGACCTGTGCCATGCTCATCTCGGTACTGGTGACCAGCGAACAGATTACTGCCTTTGCCGAAGGTCAGCTCTATGCCGACCGCATCATCTTCTCGGAGCAGACCCCGTACCAGAAGATTGTCCTGACCAGGGAAGCAGGAAACGACCGCCATCGCCTCTACCTTGATGGCCATATCCAGTTTGCCGAATCCGATGAATACCGCTATCATGAGGCCTTGGTGCATCCTGTGCTCTCTGCGCCAGGTCCTCGGAAAGAGGTACTGATCCTTGGTGGCGGAGACGGGCTAGCGGTGCGGGAAATCCTGAAATACCAAGATGTGGAGCGCATCACCTTGGTGGATATTGATCCAGCTATCACCAGGATCTGTTCCACCCTGGCCCCGATTACTCGCCTGAATCAAGGAGCCCTGCAAGATCCTCGGGTGCGAATCCGCAATGAGGACGCCTTTGCCTTTCTTCGCCAAAGCAAAGAGGTCTTTGATCGGGTTATTATCGATCTACCAGACCCTCATAACGAGGCTTTGAGCAAGCTGTACAGCGTAGAATTTTATACTCTGCTGTCCCGGAGATTAGCACCGAGCGGTTTAGCAGTCAGTCAGTCCACCTCGCCCCTGATGACGAAAGAAACCTTCTGGGCTGTCGGTGAAACCATGCATAGTGCGGGTTACGATGTCCTCCGCTACCAGGTCAATGTCCCCTCTTTTTCCGGGGACTGGGGCTTCACCCTTGCTGCCCGCCCTGGTGCTCTGCCCACCGACTTTCTCATCCCGGAAAACAAAACCCGCTTCCTCACCAGCCGACTCATGGAAGCGGCCACCGTTTTTGCCAAGGATGAACAGGTGCAATCAGCCCTGACCAATTCTATTTTTGAACCCAAACTCTATCTGACCTACAACCGGGAAGCAGCCCGTTGGTAA
- a CDS encoding DUF350 domain-containing protein: MINFTETAELYYGMLYIILGIAVLALSKVIVNLMSPYKINKELVHSDNQALGVTLAGYYAGVVIIFLGAVIGESEAETATFGSLFLEAAIDLGYAVFGIFALNLCRKVVDMAILYKFSTVKEIITDRNIGTGAVEAGAMIATALMIAGAINGAGSLLSTLVFFVLGMGLLILFSHFHAFLTPYDDHDEIEKDNVAAGAYLGFSLVALGIIVLKATAGDFISWGYNLSWFAGYAIIGFLGLAVLQKLILTVFLPGANIEEEISRDRNMNIAWIGGTMSIGVAALIFFLL; encoded by the coding sequence ATGATCAACTTCACAGAAACCGCTGAGCTCTATTACGGTATGCTGTATATCATTCTGGGGATTGCCGTCCTAGCACTCAGTAAAGTCATCGTCAACCTGATGAGCCCATATAAAATCAACAAGGAGCTGGTCCATTCCGATAATCAGGCCCTGGGCGTGACCTTGGCTGGTTATTACGCAGGAGTAGTGATCATCTTCCTGGGGGCAGTTATCGGGGAGAGCGAAGCAGAGACCGCAACTTTTGGGAGTCTCTTTCTTGAAGCTGCGATTGACTTAGGCTATGCGGTGTTTGGCATCTTTGCCCTGAATCTCTGCCGTAAGGTGGTAGACATGGCCATCCTCTATAAATTCAGTACGGTCAAGGAGATCATCACTGATCGCAATATCGGTACCGGCGCAGTAGAGGCAGGAGCCATGATCGCAACGGCCCTGATGATTGCCGGTGCGATCAATGGAGCTGGATCTCTTCTCTCCACCCTGGTCTTCTTTGTCCTTGGTATGGGCCTGCTCATCCTGTTCAGCCATTTTCACGCCTTCCTTACGCCCTATGATGACCATGACGAGATTGAGAAAGACAACGTGGCTGCTGGCGCTTATCTCGGCTTTTCCCTGGTGGCCCTCGGTATTATCGTGCTCAAGGCTACAGCCGGGGACTTCATCAGCTGGGGCTATAACCTCTCCTGGTTTGCAGGTTATGCTATTATCGGTTTTCTCGGATTGGCGGTCTTACAAAAGCTGATCCTGACCGTCTTCCTGCCTGGCGCCAATATTGAGGAAGAAATCAGCCGAGACCGCAACATGAACATCGCCTGGATAGGTGGTACCATGAGCATTGGTGTTGCTGCGCTGATCTTCTTTCTGCTGTAA
- a CDS encoding S-adenosylmethionine decarboxylase, with product MEFGKDLQMAEGTVFHAALSFTNVGADLGDKKLLQKVAERIVEHFRLDVVDVHWHYYSPIGITGVYVLQQSSLTLHTWPEFNKLVIDVTTCGAQVDLEVILPELKDTLATDTVQLSAEIL from the coding sequence ATGGAGTTCGGAAAAGACCTGCAAATGGCAGAAGGCACGGTGTTCCATGCCGCGCTCTCCTTCACTAATGTGGGGGCGGACCTCGGTGATAAGAAGCTCCTGCAAAAGGTGGCAGAACGCATCGTGGAGCATTTCCGTCTGGATGTGGTGGATGTGCATTGGCATTACTACTCGCCTATCGGCATCACGGGTGTCTATGTGCTCCAGCAATCCAGCCTGACCCTGCATACCTGGCCGGAATTCAACAAGCTGGTGATTGACGTCACCACCTGTGGCGCTCAGGTGGATCTGGAGGTTATTCTGCCAGAGTTAAAGGATACGCTGGCTACGGATACGGTGCAGCTTTCTGCTGAGATCCTGTAG
- a CDS encoding PAS domain-containing protein produces MEESKRNTEDLLAEIHFLKGKLAELEAVQQDKQRIEKELQRSNEILNMLINNIPSQVFWKNRALIYTGCNKAFAGIVGMNTPAEVIGKSDYDLARDATHANSYREWDKRIMDSGEPVLDLEESYHNSDGSEGTVLTSKVPLQDHKGNVYGILGICTDISERKKIELENETLIDELTKAISEVRTLEGLLPICSNCKKIRDDQGYWNQIEHFIAEHSDAEFSHSICQDCALKLYPELVDERGNFLRP; encoded by the coding sequence ATGGAAGAAAGCAAAAGAAACACTGAGGATCTCCTTGCGGAAATACATTTCCTGAAGGGAAAACTTGCTGAGCTGGAAGCTGTCCAACAAGATAAACAAAGAATTGAGAAGGAGCTTCAGCGATCTAACGAAATTCTCAATATGTTGATCAATAACATACCCAGCCAGGTCTTCTGGAAGAACCGAGCCCTGATCTACACGGGATGCAATAAAGCCTTTGCAGGGATAGTCGGCATGAACACCCCTGCTGAAGTGATAGGAAAGTCAGATTATGATCTTGCCCGTGATGCCACCCATGCAAACTCGTACAGGGAATGGGACAAGAGGATTATGGATAGCGGCGAACCTGTCCTTGATCTGGAGGAATCCTACCATAACTCAGACGGCAGTGAAGGAACCGTCCTGACCAGCAAAGTCCCGCTTCAGGACCATAAAGGTAATGTCTATGGAATCCTGGGGATCTGCACGGATATATCAGAGCGAAAGAAAATTGAGCTGGAGAATGAGACGCTCATTGATGAACTCACCAAGGCGATTTCCGAGGTAAGAACCCTGGAGGGCTTGCTCCCCATCTGTTCAAACTGCAAAAAGATACGGGATGATCAGGGCTATTGGAATCAGATTGAACACTTCATCGCGGAGCACTCTGATGCGGAATTCAGCCACAGCATCTGCCAGGACTGCGCCTTAAAGCTCTACCCGGAGCTTGTCGATGAGCGTGGCAACTTTTTACGCCCTTGA
- a CDS encoding NAD(P)H-hydrate dehydratase: MLLLAGAVPVEDLPLLIGPVAYNEKGITIDGHELAINRGNEAMMTSACITCQKYGVDAPIGVVAGDIGKRKGSEAIYKHLAEHLPEMGAKVMTLHYVMPDLKLNKKVLATIDTMEQKPILIADAGSMYVAKAGGDSHYYDVFTPDLGETAFLADDKADHPSFTRGFIFNMEEDVPELIRRAYEGKNATKTMFVKGAIDYVCQDGEIVDTISEPSIETMEPIGGTGDLITGMISGLIYAGVSPVQACRIAGRANRAAGELSRPTPATQVQEILRCLPEALDKVHKDLGL; the protein is encoded by the coding sequence ATGTTGTTGTTAGCCGGAGCAGTTCCTGTCGAAGATCTGCCTCTTCTGATAGGACCTGTTGCCTATAACGAGAAGGGAATAACTATTGATGGCCACGAGCTTGCCATTAATCGCGGCAATGAGGCCATGATGACCTCTGCCTGCATTACCTGTCAAAAATACGGGGTGGATGCCCCTATCGGCGTTGTGGCTGGAGATATCGGGAAACGCAAGGGAAGCGAAGCCATCTATAAGCACCTTGCTGAGCATCTTCCGGAAATGGGCGCCAAGGTTATGACCCTGCATTATGTCATGCCCGATCTGAAGCTGAACAAAAAGGTCCTGGCAACCATTGATACAATGGAGCAGAAGCCAATTTTGATCGCTGATGCAGGTAGCATGTATGTGGCTAAGGCCGGTGGGGATTCCCATTATTATGATGTGTTTACCCCGGACTTGGGAGAGACTGCTTTTCTGGCCGATGATAAAGCCGATCACCCCAGCTTTACCCGGGGCTTTATCTTTAATATGGAAGAAGATGTACCGGAGTTGATTCGCCGCGCCTACGAGGGCAAGAACGCCACCAAGACTATGTTTGTCAAAGGTGCGATTGATTATGTCTGCCAGGACGGCGAGATCGTTGATACCATCAGCGAGCCCAGTATCGAGACGATGGAGCCCATTGGTGGCACTGGCGATCTCATCACCGGGATGATCAGTGGTTTGATTTATGCGGGTGTCAGCCCTGTACAAGCCTGCCGGATCGCCGGACGGGCGAATCGGGCTGCGGGTGAGTTATCTCGACCAACCCCGGCAACCCAGGTGCAGGAAATCCTGCGTTGCCTTCCCGAGGCCCTGGATAAGGTGCATAAGGATTTGGGCTTGTAA
- a CDS encoding DUF3343 domain-containing protein, whose product MKWFKKKETPSEEKSAQEETDSQAVTRGLLIFAHPTTVIDVEHILRDEGYEIRVVSPPPSYRTGCDLSVEFPMEAEAAITELLNTAHLTPLDVVPITCEGMEPLHFVRKKWYGDKYLMVRAANMKITVDVETKIIVNISGGGCPDVPYLATALIGQHISEAPDLTEVGFSLCAYSLNTAREELVREIGA is encoded by the coding sequence ATGAAATGGTTTAAAAAAAAGGAGACACCTTCTGAGGAGAAGTCTGCTCAGGAGGAAACAGACAGTCAAGCTGTCACCCGTGGTTTGCTTATCTTTGCCCATCCGACAACGGTTATTGATGTTGAACATATCCTACGGGACGAAGGGTATGAAATTCGGGTTGTGAGCCCGCCGCCATCCTACCGGACTGGCTGTGACCTCAGTGTGGAATTCCCTATGGAAGCGGAAGCAGCCATTACCGAGCTGTTGAATACTGCCCACCTTACGCCTCTGGATGTGGTTCCGATTACCTGCGAGGGAATGGAGCCGCTCCATTTTGTTCGCAAGAAATGGTACGGTGATAAATATCTTATGGTCAGGGCGGCGAATATGAAGATTACCGTTGATGTTGAGACCAAGATTATCGTCAATATTTCCGGTGGTGGTTGTCCTGATGTGCCCTATCTGGCAACGGCACTCATCGGTCAGCATATCAGCGAGGCCCCTGATCTCACCGAGGTGGGTTTTTCTCTCTGTGCCTACTCATTGAACACTGCCCGGGAAGAGCTGGTCCGGGAAATAGGAGCATAA
- a CDS encoding glycosyltransferase family 1 protein, with protein MRIGINTLFLVPGDVGGTEIYLRRNLFAMVEESPRDVFVLFTTRDNEELFRDELKAFPNVEYIQLPLRAAIRPLRIIYEQLLLPWYVWKSKVMILWSPGYTAPALSPCPQVVTVHDLQYKSHPDDLSSLERITLDALVRVACRQCETVIAVSEFSKEEILRYGFARKEKVRAVLEGVEPDFACPVKEEDVVELPVEGKPYILCVAHTYPHKQVHLLIEAFSLLADKVPHHLVIVGKARRGETQVQESLAACPARARVHRLAGLEYTGLRSLYQGADVFVLPSEYEGFGLPVLEGLLAGVPVVTMKKASLPEVGGNCAVYVQESSPESFARAILETVEKTPAERELMVIQGRAWAQGFTWKKSAQATIRVFRLG; from the coding sequence ATGCGTATTGGAATCAATACCCTGTTCCTTGTGCCAGGGGATGTAGGGGGCACAGAAATCTATCTTCGCCGTAATCTTTTTGCGATGGTGGAAGAAAGTCCCCGAGATGTCTTTGTTCTGTTTACCACACGAGATAATGAAGAACTTTTTCGTGATGAACTGAAGGCCTTCCCCAATGTGGAGTATATTCAGTTGCCCTTGCGGGCCGCGATCAGGCCGCTACGGATCATTTATGAACAGCTGCTCTTGCCTTGGTATGTCTGGAAGAGCAAGGTGATGATACTTTGGTCTCCCGGTTATACCGCACCAGCCCTCAGTCCTTGCCCGCAGGTTGTGACGGTTCATGATCTCCAGTACAAAAGTCATCCTGATGATCTGAGTTCTTTAGAGCGTATCACCCTGGATGCTCTGGTGCGGGTGGCTTGTCGACAATGTGAGACGGTTATTGCTGTTTCAGAATTCTCCAAAGAAGAAATACTCCGCTACGGTTTTGCTCGGAAGGAAAAGGTTCGAGCGGTCCTTGAGGGAGTAGAACCGGATTTTGCCTGCCCTGTCAAGGAAGAGGATGTCGTGGAGCTGCCAGTCGAGGGGAAACCGTATATCCTTTGTGTGGCCCACACCTATCCGCATAAGCAGGTACATCTGTTGATTGAGGCCTTTTCTCTCCTTGCTGACAAGGTTCCTCATCATTTGGTCATCGTAGGGAAGGCAAGACGAGGAGAGACGCAGGTGCAGGAGAGCCTTGCAGCCTGTCCGGCAAGGGCGCGGGTCCACCGTCTTGCTGGGTTAGAATACACGGGCCTACGTTCCTTGTATCAAGGGGCAGATGTCTTTGTGTTACCGTCGGAGTATGAGGGCTTTGGTCTGCCGGTTCTGGAAGGGCTTCTCGCCGGAGTGCCCGTGGTTACCATGAAGAAGGCCTCCTTGCCTGAAGTTGGGGGGAATTGTGCTGTCTATGTACAAGAGAGCTCCCCTGAGTCCTTTGCCAGGGCTATTCTCGAGACTGTCGAAAAAACTCCAGCTGAACGGGAATTGATGGTTATTCAGGGCCGAGCCTGGGCCCAAGGATTTACCTGGAAAAAATCAGCCCAGGCAACCATTCGTGTTTTTCGTTTGGGATAG
- a CDS encoding glycosyltransferase family 2 protein — MRFSIITPNYNSALYLEQTIESVLRQQEGEGVSLEYIVVDGGSTDGSQEIIAQYAEYITHTIIEPDTGPANAINKGLRLASGDVIAWLNADDLYYPRTLERVRQALECRPAAAFCFGVCPIVDEQGKEIRAGITRFKEFFYPFSSRFTYQCINYLSQPAMFFRRQAVERAGLLSENMVAAWDYDFILRLWHFGDAVQVAGAPLSAFRWHEGSISGQNFQTQFQEEYLAAQVDAGVLSLQTVLHFFVRWGIVGAYSAMAQLRTRGQQKDFQKNQG, encoded by the coding sequence ATGCGTTTTTCCATTATTACTCCAAACTATAATAGTGCCCTCTATCTGGAGCAGACTATTGAGAGTGTCCTCCGACAACAGGAAGGGGAGGGCGTTTCTCTGGAATATATCGTGGTTGATGGCGGGAGCACGGACGGTTCGCAGGAGATTATTGCCCAATATGCGGAGTACATCACCCATACGATAATCGAGCCTGATACTGGTCCGGCGAATGCGATTAATAAAGGATTGCGGCTGGCAAGTGGTGATGTCATTGCCTGGTTGAATGCCGACGACCTCTATTATCCTCGTACCTTGGAGCGGGTTCGTCAGGCTTTAGAATGTCGCCCAGCAGCAGCCTTTTGTTTTGGTGTTTGTCCTATCGTGGATGAACAGGGAAAGGAAATTCGGGCAGGTATTACCCGTTTTAAGGAGTTCTTTTATCCATTTTCTTCTCGTTTCACCTATCAATGCATTAATTATCTCTCTCAACCGGCCATGTTTTTTCGTCGTCAGGCTGTGGAGAGAGCAGGGTTGTTGTCAGAAAACATGGTAGCAGCCTGGGATTACGATTTTATTCTCCGTCTCTGGCATTTTGGTGATGCGGTTCAGGTAGCAGGGGCACCTTTATCTGCCTTTCGTTGGCATGAGGGATCCATCAGTGGGCAGAATTTTCAGACCCAGTTTCAGGAAGAATACCTGGCTGCTCAGGTCGATGCTGGTGTATTGAGCTTGCAGACTGTGCTGCATTTTTTTGTGCGCTGGGGGATTGTCGGGGCATACAGTGCAATGGCGCAGTTGCGAACAAGAGGGCAGCAAAAAGATTTTCAGAAAAATCAGGGGTAG
- a CDS encoding HAD family hydrolase: MSRDRLVTWTIGKDRPETVGEYLLQQADAGVQYFCFDYFDTLVVREIEPEYTKQLAAKLHSQLLNNLISPEQLYALRQQLERELCAQSEAAGGELEFYLHTFIPPYCAALQQELGDIPPLRDAALFAQRILSIETVVERAVQQPCEESIQVLVWLRNQGMTTVLISDFYLPSPWFHVMLESMGIRNYFDHFYISADHGVAKSSGRLYQKVCAELGCTPEQMLMIGDNLTSDVTRPDDLRMQSLYLVNPQQKTLYRCWKPEMQSESTRVRQRFGQAVSQEGVFKEISTTFWYFTHKLLENVLEKKVQDVVFFSKEGEFLKKLFDRMQDDLFGSRVIRSHYLLVSRKATFLASLRPLAEEDFARLFAYYRDIAPRDFLLSLNFEESLARLLCVEIGIDYEARVPNLAGSAEFARLLAADSFQQVYEERRLQQRSNFLVYLDSLGIPYEQEGLTIVDVGWKGSIQDNVYNILEGRVAVQGYFAGFLRAAEPQKKNQKQGFLFDNTRHLPHFNVYNNNRSLFEMMLGASHGSADGYFTPEQFAQLPDDHQREVRERVRWVGPVGMAGVVEPENKEVLVTTLDLPKERKLFAEKIQPLQEQFFADVCQLNQAFLRSGCTVPDPEWFARRHARMVFTPTNEEIEFFERLYHLENFGVFEYTDFCTDTHLSLKDRYRNFINMRKNPAILEMGTWPPIILRRLGLDFYRHINGYRRYRREFPS; encoded by the coding sequence ATGAGCAGAGATAGGCTCGTTACCTGGACAATAGGAAAGGACCGCCCGGAGACCGTCGGTGAATACCTCCTGCAACAGGCGGATGCCGGGGTGCAGTATTTCTGCTTTGATTATTTCGATACCTTGGTTGTTCGCGAGATTGAGCCGGAATACACCAAGCAGCTTGCCGCTAAGCTCCATAGTCAGCTTCTCAATAACCTCATCTCCCCAGAACAGCTCTATGCTCTGCGTCAGCAGTTAGAGCGAGAACTCTGTGCGCAGAGCGAGGCTGCTGGTGGCGAGCTGGAATTCTACCTCCACACTTTTATCCCTCCCTATTGTGCCGCCTTGCAGCAGGAACTGGGAGATATCCCCCCGCTACGAGATGCCGCCCTTTTTGCCCAACGGATTTTGTCTATAGAAACCGTGGTGGAGAGAGCAGTACAGCAACCCTGCGAAGAGAGTATCCAGGTCCTTGTCTGGTTGCGGAATCAGGGAATGACCACCGTGCTCATCTCGGATTTTTATCTGCCTAGCCCCTGGTTCCATGTCATGCTTGAAAGCATGGGCATTCGCAACTACTTTGATCATTTTTATATCTCGGCGGATCATGGCGTGGCCAAAAGCTCCGGGAGGTTGTATCAGAAGGTCTGTGCGGAGTTGGGATGTACGCCGGAACAGATGCTGATGATCGGAGATAATCTCACTTCCGACGTGACACGCCCTGATGACCTGAGGATGCAGTCTCTATATCTTGTTAACCCACAGCAGAAGACATTATACCGGTGCTGGAAGCCGGAGATGCAGAGCGAATCCACCAGGGTGCGGCAGCGTTTTGGTCAGGCTGTTTCTCAGGAAGGAGTGTTTAAGGAAATCAGCACAACGTTTTGGTATTTCACCCACAAGCTGCTGGAAAACGTACTGGAGAAGAAAGTCCAGGATGTTGTCTTCTTTTCCAAGGAAGGGGAGTTTCTGAAAAAACTCTTTGATCGGATGCAGGATGATCTCTTTGGTTCTCGGGTGATCCGTTCCCATTATCTTCTGGTTTCCCGTAAGGCCACCTTCCTAGCCTCCTTGCGTCCCTTGGCAGAAGAAGATTTTGCGCGTCTGTTCGCCTATTATCGAGATATAGCACCTCGGGATTTTCTGCTGAGTCTGAATTTTGAAGAATCCCTGGCCCGCTTACTTTGTGTTGAGATCGGTATTGATTATGAGGCTCGGGTGCCCAATCTTGCCGGGAGCGCTGAGTTTGCACGTCTGCTTGCTGCGGATTCCTTTCAGCAGGTCTACGAAGAACGGAGGCTACAGCAGCGGAGTAATTTTCTGGTCTATCTTGACTCTCTGGGGATTCCCTATGAACAGGAAGGACTGACTATTGTTGATGTGGGCTGGAAGGGCTCTATTCAGGATAATGTCTATAATATCCTGGAAGGACGTGTTGCTGTCCAGGGCTATTTTGCTGGCTTTTTGAGGGCAGCAGAGCCACAGAAAAAGAATCAAAAGCAAGGTTTCCTGTTCGATAATACCCGACATCTCCCCCATTTTAATGTCTATAATAATAATCGCTCTCTGTTTGAGATGATGCTCGGTGCCTCCCACGGCAGTGCGGACGGTTATTTCACCCCAGAGCAGTTTGCACAATTGCCGGATGATCACCAACGGGAAGTCAGAGAGCGTGTGAGATGGGTGGGGCCTGTCGGGATGGCAGGAGTTGTGGAGCCTGAAAACAAAGAAGTGCTGGTCACGACCCTGGATTTGCCTAAAGAGCGAAAGCTCTTTGCTGAGAAGATTCAGCCCTTGCAGGAGCAGTTTTTTGCAGATGTCTGCCAGTTGAATCAGGCCTTTTTACGCTCAGGCTGTACTGTTCCTGATCCAGAGTGGTTTGCCCGCCGTCATGCCCGCATGGTTTTTACTCCGACCAATGAAGAAATAGAATTCTTTGAGCGCCTTTATCATTTGGAAAATTTCGGTGTCTTTGAATATACTGACTTCTGCACAGATACCCATCTCTCGCTGAAAGATCGGTATCGTAATTTTATCAATATGCGGAAGAACCCCGCCATCCTGGAAATGGGAACCTGGCCTCCGATTATCCTGCGTCGTCTTGGCCTGGACTTCTATCGCCATATCAACGGGTACAGGCGCTATCGCCGAGAGTTTCCTTCCTAA
- a CDS encoding nucleotidyltransferase domain-containing protein, whose translation MKYIMEHKSMLRNYLTELKNILTELNPYKAVLFGSYAYGEVGDDSDIDLIVVLDKDGIPKDFDERVANYSSVKKYFTFLKRKVPMDLIVYTRQEWDNFMKADNSFTREVLEKGKVLV comes from the coding sequence GTGAAATATATTATGGAGCATAAAAGCATGTTGCGGAATTACCTGACTGAATTGAAAAATATTCTGACCGAGCTGAATCCGTATAAAGCCGTACTGTTCGGTTCGTATGCGTACGGAGAAGTCGGCGACGACAGCGATATAGATTTAATCGTGGTGCTGGATAAAGACGGTATACCGAAGGATTTTGACGAAAGAGTCGCGAATTATTCTTCGGTAAAAAAATATTTCACTTTTTTGAAACGTAAGGTTCCTATGGATCTGATCGTGTATACAAGGCAGGAATGGGATAATTTTATGAAAGCTGATAACTCTTTCACCAGAGAAGTGCTGGAAAAGGGGAAAGTTCTGGTATGA
- a CDS encoding DUF86 domain-containing protein: MSERTDSDFLSHIREALQRITAYTETMSSSGFFEDIKTQDAVIRNLEIIGEATKNLSETIRKNHPEIPWKNLAGMRDRLIHQYFGVNLDIVWDVAKKELPQLLLHIRNIEKVLQDKDKKGK; encoded by the coding sequence ATGTCTGAAAGAACGGACAGCGACTTTTTGAGTCATATCAGAGAGGCGTTGCAGCGAATAACTGCCTATACTGAAACAATGAGCAGTAGTGGTTTCTTTGAGGATATAAAAACACAGGATGCCGTTATCCGAAACCTTGAGATTATAGGAGAGGCCACGAAAAATCTTTCCGAGACGATCAGGAAGAATCATCCTGAAATTCCCTGGAAAAATCTTGCCGGAATGAGAGACCGGCTTATCCATCAGTATTTCGGCGTGAATCTTGATATCGTCTGGGATGTTGCAAAGAAAGAATTGCCGCAACTGCTTCTGCATATACGCAACATTGAAAAGGTGTTGCAGGATAAGGACAAAAAAGGAAAGTAA
- a CDS encoding nucleotidyltransferase family protein: MLTKEKITEILRGKYPYLMAEYGVKRLGLFGSYARDEQTEESDVDLVAEFERPIGLRFVEFTEYLENILGKKADVLTPEGVRRITVKRIARDIERSIIYV, translated from the coding sequence ATGCTGACGAAAGAAAAGATTACTGAAATTCTCCGAGGAAAATATCCCTATCTTATGGCAGAGTACGGCGTAAAAAGGCTGGGCCTGTTCGGTTCTTATGCCAGGGACGAGCAGACGGAAGAAAGCGATGTTGACCTTGTGGCGGAATTTGAACGCCCGATCGGTCTCCGATTCGTCGAGTTTACAGAGTATCTTGAGAATATTCTGGGAAAGAAGGCCGACGTTCTGACACCGGAAGGTGTACGAAGGATAACCGTGAAAAGAATCGCCCGGGATATTGAGCGGAGCATTATTTATGTCTGA
- a CDS encoding toxin-antitoxin system HicB family antitoxin, with protein sequence MALKNDHYTYRVTWSAEDEEYVGLCAEFPSLSWLATSPESALKGIRKTVKSVVDDMVANNEKIPRPIASKNYSGKFMVRVPPEVHRDLAIQAAESGVSINRLVSSRLIN encoded by the coding sequence ATGGCGTTAAAAAATGATCATTATACATATAGAGTTACTTGGTCTGCAGAAGATGAAGAGTATGTCGGTTTATGTGCTGAGTTTCCAAGCTTAAGTTGGCTCGCTACATCTCCAGAATCGGCACTCAAAGGTATTCGAAAAACTGTCAAATCTGTTGTTGATGATATGGTAGCAAATAATGAAAAAATTCCACGACCAATTGCCTCAAAGAATTACAGTGGTAAATTTATGGTTCGTGTTCCACCGGAAGTTCATAGAGATTTAGCAATACAAGCTGCAGAGTCAGGAGTAAGTATCAATAGACTCGTTAGTTCAAGACTTATTAACTGA